From Gemmatimonadales bacterium, a single genomic window includes:
- a CDS encoding cytochrome b N-terminal domain-containing protein: protein MIRRALAWLDDRSGLVSWLKHALTHPVPPRTGWWYTFGSATFLAFVLQVVTGIALATAYVPSSGQAYDSLRFISEQALMGRFLRGLHYFGASAMVVMIGAHVARTYIMGAYKFPRELNWLSGALLLLLTMALAFTGQLLRWDQTAVWSVIIGAAQAGRMPVVGPQVARFLLAGDTVGGATLSRFFAFHVFFIPALVFALVGLHLMLVLRHGISERPVPGQPVDKATYRAAYQEMLRREGVPFWPDAAWRDVVFGAAMVAIVALLALVIGPPELGKPPDPSILEAYPRPDWYFLWYFALLALTPTSWEDAVIVFAPLVFGIVLLLIPIFNTGERSVRRRPWAALVVLFIVVTIGIFWAAGERAKWSPDFSAAPLSASAVHNDNPTVVEGARLFHDKGCEFCHAIGEQGGQRGPDLTEVGTRMNAVGIAGKITNGGPGMPAFARTLSPREVEALTAFLVTRQ from the coding sequence GTGATCCGGCGCGCTCTCGCCTGGCTGGACGACCGCAGCGGACTGGTAAGCTGGCTCAAGCACGCGCTCACCCATCCGGTGCCGCCCCGCACCGGCTGGTGGTACACCTTCGGCAGCGCCACCTTCCTCGCCTTCGTGCTGCAGGTCGTCACCGGGATCGCTCTCGCCACCGCGTACGTCCCCTCCAGCGGCCAGGCGTACGACAGCCTCAGATTCATCAGCGAGCAGGCGCTGATGGGGCGCTTCCTCAGAGGGCTTCACTACTTCGGTGCCTCGGCGATGGTGGTAATGATCGGGGCCCACGTGGCGCGCACCTACATCATGGGCGCGTACAAGTTCCCCCGGGAGCTCAACTGGCTGAGCGGCGCGCTGCTCCTGTTGCTCACCATGGCGCTCGCCTTCACCGGGCAGCTCCTGCGCTGGGACCAGACCGCGGTCTGGTCGGTCATCATCGGCGCGGCCCAGGCGGGGCGGATGCCGGTGGTCGGGCCCCAGGTCGCGCGGTTCCTCCTCGCGGGCGATACGGTGGGCGGTGCCACGCTGAGCCGCTTCTTCGCCTTCCACGTCTTCTTCATCCCCGCGCTGGTCTTCGCACTGGTGGGCCTGCACCTGATGCTGGTGCTGCGGCACGGGATCTCCGAGCGGCCGGTGCCAGGACAGCCCGTGGACAAGGCCACCTACCGGGCGGCGTACCAGGAGATGCTCCGGCGTGAGGGCGTGCCGTTCTGGCCCGACGCCGCGTGGCGCGACGTGGTGTTCGGGGCGGCGATGGTGGCGATCGTGGCCCTGCTCGCGCTCGTCATCGGGCCACCCGAGCTGGGGAAGCCGCCTGACCCGAGCATTCTCGAGGCCTATCCGCGTCCCGACTGGTACTTCCTCTGGTACTTCGCCCTGCTCGCGCTCACGCCGACGAGCTGGGAGGATGCGGTGATCGTGTTCGCACCGCTGGTCTTCGGCATCGTCCTCCTGCTGATCCCGATCTTCAACACCGGGGAGCGAAGCGTGCGCCGTCGGCCGTGGGCCGCCCTGGTGGTGCTCTTCATCGTGGTGACGATCGGGATCTTCTGGGCCGCCGGGGAGCGGGCCAAGTGGTCACCCGACTTCTCGGCCGCGCCGCTGTCGGCGAGCGCGGTGCACAACGACAATCCCACGGTCGTCGAGGGCGCGCGACTCTTCCACGACAAGGGATGCGAGTTCTGCCACGCCATCGGCGAGCAGGGCGGTCAGCGCGGCCCGGACCTCACCGAGGTGGGAACCCGGATGAACGCGGTGGGTATCGCGGGGAAGATCACCAATGGCGGACCGGGAATGCCGGCGTTCGCGCGAACGTTGAGTCCGCGGGAGGTGGAGGCACTGACGGCGTTCCTGGTGACACGGCAGTAG
- a CDS encoding Rieske 2Fe-2S domain-containing protein, protein MTPSRRRFLSRVSIALSAAVAAVVGVPVVGFLLSPLTRKVPRQWRAVGQAELFKVGQTVSVTFDDASPLPWSGVTARTAAWLRREDTETFTAFAVNCTHLGCPVRWLADAGLFLCPCHGGVYNGDGSVAAGPPPKPLPRYPVRVRQGRVEILTSPLPIA, encoded by the coding sequence ATGACCCCATCGCGCCGGCGGTTTCTCTCCCGGGTCTCGATTGCGCTCTCCGCCGCGGTGGCCGCCGTCGTCGGCGTGCCGGTGGTGGGCTTCCTCCTCTCACCTCTTACCCGCAAGGTTCCCCGCCAGTGGCGGGCCGTGGGCCAGGCCGAGCTGTTCAAGGTGGGCCAGACGGTGAGCGTCACCTTCGACGACGCGTCTCCCCTGCCCTGGTCCGGCGTCACCGCACGCACCGCCGCATGGCTCCGGCGCGAAGATACCGAGACCTTCACCGCGTTCGCGGTGAACTGCACCCACCTGGGCTGTCCGGTACGCTGGCTCGCAGATGCCGGCCTCTTTCTTTGTCCCTGTCACGGCGGCGTCTACAACGGCGACGGCTCGGTAGCGGCGGGCCCGCCGCCCAAACCGCTCCCCCGCTACCCGGTGCGGGTGCGGCAGGGCCGGGTCGAGATCCTCACCAGCCCGCTTCCCATCGCGTGA
- a CDS encoding cation:proton antiporter, with amino-acid sequence MTPAALQGLAQSHGDPLAPVLLALALLLAAAKFGGDLAERAGQPAVLGELLAGVLIGNVHLLGVPWFRSLGTDTTVDILARLGVVVLLFEVGLESTVGDMLKVGARSLVVAVVGVVAPWLLGWWLGALLLPDHSKYVHAFLGATLTATSVGITARVLKDLGAANTREARIILGAAVIDDVLGLVVLAVIASVLTAADLGRTPSYLGTVLVFAKAFGFLVGAIGLGVLLSPWYFAGAARLRGRGVLVTTALVLCFGLAYLASVIGLAPIVGAYAAGLVLEEAHAHRFATRGDAPIADLIRPLSLVLAPIFFVVMGIRVDLAALARPSVLALAGVLTLVAIVGKQVCAVGAWRSTLDGLTIGIGMIPRGEVGLIFANLGLGLTVHGERIMDQGTFSAVVLMVVATTLVAPPALKWSIGRRTRAAAAAM; translated from the coding sequence ATGACTCCAGCGGCCCTGCAGGGTCTCGCCCAGAGCCACGGCGACCCGCTGGCTCCGGTGCTGCTCGCGCTCGCCCTGCTGCTCGCGGCGGCGAAGTTCGGCGGCGACCTGGCCGAGCGCGCCGGGCAGCCCGCAGTGCTGGGCGAGCTGCTGGCGGGCGTACTGATCGGCAACGTCCACCTGCTGGGCGTGCCCTGGTTCCGCTCCCTGGGAACCGACACCACCGTCGACATCCTGGCCCGGCTGGGCGTCGTGGTCCTGCTTTTCGAGGTGGGGCTCGAGTCCACCGTGGGCGACATGCTCAAGGTGGGGGCCCGGTCGCTGGTCGTCGCCGTGGTCGGCGTGGTCGCTCCCTGGCTGCTCGGCTGGTGGCTCGGGGCGCTGCTCCTTCCCGACCACAGCAAGTACGTCCACGCCTTCCTCGGCGCTACCCTCACCGCCACCAGCGTCGGGATCACCGCCCGGGTGCTCAAGGATCTGGGCGCCGCCAATACCCGGGAGGCCCGCATCATCCTGGGTGCGGCGGTGATCGACGACGTGCTCGGCCTGGTGGTGCTGGCGGTGATCGCGAGCGTGCTCACCGCGGCCGACCTGGGACGCACGCCGTCCTATCTCGGCACCGTGCTCGTGTTCGCCAAGGCATTCGGGTTCCTGGTGGGCGCCATCGGGCTCGGGGTCCTGCTGTCCCCCTGGTACTTCGCCGGCGCGGCTCGCCTCCGCGGCCGCGGGGTGCTGGTGACCACGGCGCTGGTGCTCTGCTTCGGGCTGGCCTATCTGGCGTCGGTGATCGGCCTCGCGCCGATCGTGGGCGCGTACGCCGCGGGACTGGTGCTGGAGGAGGCGCACGCGCATCGCTTCGCCACCCGAGGGGACGCGCCCATCGCCGACCTGATCCGGCCGCTCTCCCTGGTCCTCGCGCCGATCTTCTTCGTGGTGATGGGCATCCGGGTCGACCTCGCCGCCCTGGCGCGCCCGTCGGTACTGGCGCTCGCCGGTGTGCTCACCCTGGTGGCGATCGTCGGCAAGCAGGTCTGCGCCGTGGGAGCGTGGCGCAGCACGCTGGACGGCCTCACCATCGGCATCGGGATGATTCCGCGCGGCGAGGTGGGCCTCATCTTCGCCAACCTCGGCCTCGGCCTCACGGTCCATGGGGAGCGGATCATGGACCAGGGGACCTTCTCCGCCGTGGTTCTCATGGTGGTGGCCACGACGCTGGTCGCTCCGCCGGCCCTCAAGTGGAGCATCGGGCGCAGGACCCGGGCGGCCGCGGCGGCAATGTAG
- a CDS encoding PAS domain S-box protein, with the protein MVHVAPPVAPRSAPPAVDRLAAITRIRRLPFVAALVAIAFGVAVVQGYVFGVEPLIPLSPFLPPTQPLVAVLFVLTGVSLLSLRTGLARLQTLGAWLATVLAGAVVAEYVLRLSLGLDQLLFPESVASLSPIFPGRPAPTAAATFLLLGVALLSSGSRRHGQPRRWHTAVVIGAIALPVMPIVGHLLGVSELYALTTGVGTALHTGLILLLLAAGVTAATHESAVLNLLVGPDPGTVLLRRFLPLAVLLPLLFAAGSVLASRLGLYEAHIGMILYVSAWNAMFVGVAYWMAAVTRRADAERRAADRAQAELALRDRLLQAEMTASETARESERRTRELLDVLSHAPVFARGIEGRIRFWSAGAERLYGWSADQAARALARDLLRTELPVSEAAAEAALLQAGEWHGELIRRARDGALVQVASHWILHRDQDGAPDAVIEVDNDVTEQRRVEEALRRGEARYRALVAATAQIVWTASADGKRPLDLSQWEAFTGQSVAEAEWGGWLRAIHPDDRAEATRQWNRAVRTRTPLLAEHRLRRHDGEYRHMEIRAVPVLDAHGVVREWVGAHADITERVKAQEQLGQAQKLQAVGTLAGGVAHEVNNQLMAVLGFGDFVLKELGPHHPQVGDVEEMIRGASRAAKVAQQLLTFSRRQVSQTLLLDVHAAIEALAPVLERLLGADKNLVILPRRTQHRVLADPTQVDQVLINLAANARDAMGTGGTLSLGIDAVLLDEGYARAHSVGRLIPGAYVRLTVSDTGSGMDRATLTKIFEPFFTTKPVGAGTGLGLSTVYGIVKQHDGFIWAYSELGLGTTIKVYLPVARSEVPSEPKPKPEPAGEWLPQLEPALVLVVEDEAAVRSMVRRSLEAAGLTVLEAENGRQALELVATQAETPKLVLTDIIMPGLNGRELSEALALTQPGVPVLFMSGYTGDDVLARSLLPPTAPFIQKPFAPEELVARVRSLLASGAVARR; encoded by the coding sequence ATGGTGCACGTAGCCCCGCCGGTGGCCCCGCGGTCCGCGCCGCCTGCGGTCGATCGCCTCGCCGCGATCACCCGAATCCGACGCCTTCCGTTCGTGGCCGCGCTGGTCGCGATCGCCTTCGGCGTGGCGGTGGTGCAGGGATACGTCTTCGGCGTCGAGCCGCTGATCCCGCTGTCCCCGTTTCTGCCGCCGACTCAGCCGCTGGTGGCCGTGCTGTTCGTCCTCACCGGTGTGAGCCTGCTCTCACTCCGCACCGGCCTGGCCCGCCTGCAGACCCTGGGCGCCTGGCTGGCGACGGTGCTGGCGGGAGCGGTGGTGGCGGAGTACGTGCTGCGGTTGAGCCTGGGGTTGGACCAGCTGCTCTTCCCCGAATCCGTGGCCTCCCTCTCCCCGATCTTCCCCGGCCGTCCCGCGCCAACCGCCGCCGCCACCTTTTTACTGCTCGGCGTTGCCCTCCTGAGCTCCGGCTCCCGGCGGCACGGTCAGCCCCGGCGCTGGCACACGGCGGTCGTGATCGGCGCCATCGCCCTTCCGGTCATGCCGATCGTGGGCCATCTGCTGGGCGTGTCCGAGCTGTATGCCCTGACGACCGGCGTCGGAACGGCGCTGCACACGGGGCTGATCCTGCTGCTGCTCGCGGCGGGTGTGACCGCCGCGACGCACGAATCGGCCGTCCTCAATCTGCTGGTGGGCCCGGATCCCGGGACGGTGCTCCTCCGGCGCTTCCTTCCCCTGGCGGTGCTGCTGCCGCTCTTGTTCGCCGCCGGCAGCGTGCTGGCCTCCCGGCTCGGGCTGTACGAAGCGCACATCGGGATGATCCTCTACGTCTCCGCGTGGAATGCGATGTTCGTCGGCGTGGCGTACTGGATGGCGGCGGTCACGCGGCGGGCCGACGCCGAGCGCCGCGCGGCCGACCGCGCGCAGGCGGAGCTGGCGCTGCGGGATCGCCTGCTGCAGGCGGAGATGACCGCGTCCGAGACGGCACGCGAGAGCGAGCGGCGGACCCGCGAGCTGCTCGACGTCCTGAGTCACGCGCCGGTCTTCGCCCGCGGGATCGAGGGCCGGATCCGGTTCTGGAGCGCGGGCGCCGAGCGGCTCTATGGCTGGTCCGCGGATCAGGCCGCGCGGGCGCTCGCGCGCGATCTGCTCCGCACCGAGCTGCCGGTGAGCGAGGCGGCTGCGGAAGCCGCGCTGCTGCAGGCGGGCGAGTGGCATGGCGAGCTGATTCGCCGCGCCCGTGACGGCGCCCTGGTCCAGGTCGCCAGCCATTGGATTCTGCACCGCGACCAGGACGGCGCCCCCGACGCGGTGATCGAGGTGGACAACGACGTCACCGAGCAGCGGCGAGTAGAGGAGGCGCTCCGCCGCGGCGAGGCCCGCTACCGCGCCCTGGTGGCCGCCACAGCCCAGATCGTCTGGACCGCGTCAGCCGACGGCAAACGGCCACTCGACCTGAGTCAGTGGGAGGCATTCACTGGCCAGAGCGTCGCCGAGGCCGAGTGGGGCGGCTGGCTCCGGGCGATCCACCCGGATGACCGCGCCGAAGCCACCCGCCAGTGGAATCGCGCCGTCCGTACCCGCACGCCGCTGCTGGCCGAGCACCGGCTCCGGCGTCACGATGGCGAGTACCGGCACATGGAGATCCGGGCAGTGCCGGTGCTGGACGCCCATGGCGTGGTGCGCGAGTGGGTCGGCGCCCATGCCGATATCACCGAGCGGGTCAAGGCGCAGGAGCAGCTGGGCCAGGCGCAGAAGCTTCAGGCGGTGGGCACCCTCGCGGGCGGGGTGGCCCACGAGGTCAACAATCAGCTGATGGCGGTGCTGGGCTTCGGCGACTTCGTCCTCAAGGAGCTGGGGCCCCATCACCCCCAGGTGGGGGACGTCGAGGAGATGATTCGCGGCGCCAGCCGCGCGGCCAAGGTGGCCCAGCAGCTCCTCACCTTCAGCCGCCGCCAGGTGAGCCAGACCCTGTTGCTGGACGTGCACGCCGCCATCGAGGCGCTGGCGCCGGTGCTGGAGCGCCTGCTCGGCGCCGACAAGAATCTGGTGATCCTGCCGCGCCGCACCCAGCACCGGGTGCTGGCCGACCCCACCCAGGTGGATCAGGTCCTGATCAACCTCGCCGCCAACGCGCGGGACGCGATGGGGACGGGCGGAACCCTCTCACTCGGCATCGACGCGGTGCTGCTGGACGAGGGCTACGCCCGCGCCCACAGCGTGGGCCGGCTCATACCCGGGGCCTACGTGCGGCTCACCGTCTCGGACACCGGCAGCGGCATGGATCGCGCGACGCTGACCAAGATCTTCGAGCCGTTCTTCACCACCAAGCCGGTCGGCGCGGGCACCGGCCTGGGACTCTCGACGGTCTACGGCATCGTGAAGCAGCACGATGGCTTCATCTGGGCCTACAGCGAGCTCGGACTGGGGACCACCATCAAGGTCTATCTCCCGGTGGCGCGGAGCGAGGTGCCCTCCGAGCCGAAGCCCAAACCCGAGCCGGCCGGCGAGTGGCTGCCCCAGCTCGAGCCGGCGCTGGTGCTCGTGGTGGAGGACGAGGCCGCCGTCCGCAGCATGGTGCGCCGGTCGCTGGAGGCCGCGGGGCTCACGGTGCTGGAGGCGGAGAACGGGAGGCAGGCGCTCGAGCTCGTGGCCACCCAGGCGGAGACGCCCAAGCTGGTGCTGACCGATATCATCATGCCGGGACTCAACGGCCGGGAGCTGAGCGAGGCGCTGGCGCTCACCCAGCCGGGCGTGCCGGTCCTGTTCATGTCGGGGTACACCGGCGACGATGTGCTCGCCCGCAGTCTGCTGCCCCCCACAGCGCCGTTCATCCAGAAGCCGTTCGCGCCGGAGGAGCTGGTGGCCCGGGTGCGCTCGCTGTTGGCGAGCGGGGCCGTCGCGCGGCGCTGA
- a CDS encoding MASE1 domain-containing protein, whose protein sequence is MRLLARAWTRLPRPARYLLTVAALAGLYFAAARLGLRYASIGQSVSLVWPPTGLALAALVALGSRYWPGVAIGAFLANAATPVPLAAAAGIAAGNTLEALLAATLVRRSAGRRPRLESMATVRALGAGALVGAIVSALIGVSTLTVSGVLAEAGSASTVAVWWTGDVLGALVVAPFLFAWVINGPSSLPGRGVLEIILLCLGTAGAAELGLTRYPSLPMLHQVNYLYLLFPFVIWAALRFGARGASLMTLTVSLVAVWHITQGTGPFIAATPPGTLFAAACYLAAVAVTGLTLAAAVAHERETATRTLEQREQQLRVALDAARMGTWSWSTADNRLTWDDTLRQLYGLTPAEEVSGYDDFLARVHPDDRQFVKDRVRGALEDGGSLDYEFRIVLPDGSVRWIADQGRVVPGEGGRPLGLTGVCMDVTQRRATDEQLRQAHRMESIGRLAGGVAHEANNQMSVIIGATDFLLRRPDLAPAVRTDVESVRRAAERTAAVTAQLLAFSRRQVLKPQVLDLNALLQRFQPVLQRMMGEDCPVTVRLGDGFGSLKADPGQLEQVLINLALNARDAMPGGGELTIETLAAEMSQGAAPIIQGVVVRPGSYAVLAVSDTGHGMDQSTMTRIFDPFFTTKEVGQGTGLGLSTVYGIVKQSEGYIWAYSVPGGGTTFKIYLPTTSEPPDQLPRPSAGVAMPARGELILMVEDEETVRRTAARGLVEAGYRVLEAASGRQALDLVRQSPDRIALLLTDVVMPGMSGRELAAAVAELMPGIPVLFTSGYTDSEIVRRGLLAPGAAFLPKPFTMAALVRAARERMDSVESARL, encoded by the coding sequence ATGCGCCTCCTTGCCCGAGCGTGGACTCGGCTTCCCCGGCCGGCGCGCTATCTGCTGACCGTGGCGGCGCTGGCCGGTCTGTACTTCGCCGCGGCCCGCCTCGGTCTCCGCTACGCCTCCATCGGACAGAGCGTCTCCCTGGTCTGGCCACCGACCGGGCTGGCCCTCGCGGCCTTGGTCGCGCTGGGCTCCCGCTACTGGCCCGGCGTCGCCATCGGCGCTTTCCTGGCCAACGCTGCCACACCGGTGCCGCTCGCCGCCGCCGCGGGCATCGCCGCCGGGAACACGCTGGAAGCGCTCCTGGCCGCCACGCTGGTCCGGCGGTCGGCCGGCAGGAGGCCCCGGCTCGAGTCGATGGCCACCGTCCGCGCGCTGGGGGCGGGGGCCCTGGTCGGCGCCATCGTGAGCGCCCTCATCGGCGTCTCCACCCTGACGGTGTCTGGCGTGCTGGCCGAGGCGGGCTCTGCCTCGACGGTGGCGGTGTGGTGGACCGGCGACGTGCTGGGGGCGCTGGTGGTGGCGCCGTTCCTCTTCGCGTGGGTGATCAACGGTCCTTCCTCGCTCCCCGGCCGCGGCGTACTCGAGATCATCCTGCTCTGTCTCGGCACGGCGGGCGCGGCGGAGCTCGGACTGACGCGATACCCCAGCTTGCCGATGCTCCATCAGGTGAACTACCTCTACCTGCTCTTCCCCTTCGTGATCTGGGCGGCGCTTCGCTTCGGAGCCAGGGGCGCGTCGCTCATGACGCTCACCGTCTCGCTGGTCGCCGTCTGGCACATCACCCAGGGCACCGGCCCCTTCATCGCCGCTACGCCACCGGGCACCCTGTTCGCCGCGGCCTGCTACCTGGCGGCGGTCGCGGTCACCGGGCTCACCCTTGCCGCCGCGGTGGCGCACGAGCGGGAGACGGCCACCCGGACGCTGGAGCAGCGTGAGCAGCAGCTCCGGGTGGCGCTGGACGCCGCGCGCATGGGCACCTGGTCCTGGTCGACAGCCGACAACCGGCTGACCTGGGATGACACGCTGCGGCAGCTCTATGGATTGACCCCGGCCGAGGAGGTGAGCGGATACGACGATTTCCTGGCCCGGGTGCATCCCGATGACCGGCAGTTCGTGAAGGACCGGGTCCGGGGCGCGCTGGAGGACGGGGGGAGCCTGGACTACGAGTTCCGCATCGTTCTGCCGGACGGCAGCGTCCGCTGGATCGCCGATCAGGGGCGGGTGGTGCCGGGCGAAGGGGGACGACCGCTGGGCCTGACCGGCGTGTGCATGGACGTCACGCAGCGGCGGGCCACCGATGAGCAGCTCCGCCAGGCGCACCGCATGGAGTCGATCGGTCGGCTCGCCGGAGGCGTGGCGCACGAGGCCAACAACCAGATGAGCGTGATCATCGGCGCCACCGACTTCCTCCTGCGACGCCCGGATCTCGCACCCGCGGTCCGGACCGATGTCGAGTCGGTCCGCCGGGCCGCCGAGCGGACGGCCGCGGTGACCGCCCAGCTCCTGGCCTTCAGCCGGCGGCAGGTCCTCAAGCCTCAGGTGCTGGACCTGAATGCCCTGCTGCAGCGGTTCCAGCCCGTGCTCCAGCGGATGATGGGGGAGGATTGCCCGGTCACCGTGCGGCTGGGCGATGGGTTCGGCTCGCTGAAGGCCGACCCCGGCCAGCTCGAGCAGGTGCTGATCAACCTGGCGCTCAACGCCCGCGACGCCATGCCGGGGGGAGGCGAGCTCACCATCGAGACGCTGGCCGCCGAGATGAGCCAGGGAGCCGCACCGATCATCCAGGGAGTCGTGGTCCGGCCCGGGAGCTACGCCGTGCTCGCGGTGAGCGACACCGGTCACGGCATGGACCAGTCCACCATGACGCGCATCTTCGATCCTTTCTTCACCACCAAGGAGGTGGGCCAGGGCACCGGCCTGGGACTCTCGACGGTGTACGGCATCGTGAAGCAGTCGGAGGGGTACATCTGGGCGTACAGCGTGCCGGGCGGAGGCACGACGTTCAAGATCTACCTGCCGACCACCAGCGAGCCCCCGGACCAACTCCCCCGGCCGAGCGCCGGAGTGGCGATGCCGGCCCGCGGCGAGCTGATCCTGATGGTCGAAGACGAAGAGACGGTGCGCCGTACCGCCGCTCGCGGACTGGTCGAGGCCGGGTACCGGGTGCTGGAAGCGGCCAGTGGGCGCCAGGCACTGGACCTGGTGCGCCAGAGCCCGGATCGGATCGCCCTGCTGCTGACCGACGTGGTCATGCCCGGGATGAGCGGGCGGGAGCTGGCGGCCGCCGTCGCCGAGCTGATGCCCGGGATCCCGGTGCTCTTCACTTCGGGGTACACCGACAGCGAGATCGTGCGGCGAGGGCTGCTGGCACCGGGAGCGGCCTTCCTCCCCAAACCCTTCACCATGGCGGCATTGGTGCGGGCGGCGCGAGAGCGCATGGACTCGGTGGAGAGCGCCCGCTTATAA